The nucleotide window GCATTTTGCAGAAATCACTATGCCATTTCTTGGTTGCAAAAATTCTAACAGTTCGCTTAATTGTGTAGATAATCATTCACTGTATGTAGATAATCATTCATTGTATGTAGATAATCATTCACTGTACCATCTAAAAAGCTGTGAAATATcatttccataaccaaaaatattgtactttCAGCTGGTGTTCAAAACCgtaagtaaaagacgcaaaaacttaacttaagaacgggaagcatagaaatagcacgcATAGAACAGATTCACCGCTTCTTAGAATTGTTTTCAATGAGAATGgcagatctataacacacatttctatgtcacatattgcagctttaaatggCGGCCTAGATAAGGCCAAATGTACCAACTTTAATACATTTTTCCACAATTATGCTATAAagatacaaatgtcaaatatatgtcaacaatccttcctAAAAAAAGGACTCTTCTATGtattacatttctcaaaaatCTTAAGAATCATGATATTTTTTGTTATATTGTCATGAGGAATCACCCAGCATAAGTACCTCCGACTCTCTTGATTCAATCATTCATTCATAGTCACCAATAGTAATtgccattaaaatgtatttttacaaCAATCAGTGTTTAATCAGAGATGGCATTTGCCATTGTAATTATCTTGTCAAGACTGTACTTAGTTACAGTAGTGAGCGAGGAGTAAGGAGTCATTGTTGAGTTATCAGTGTTGGTATGTAGCCTGATATAGCCAGTCCATAGGATTAATGATGGCCATTACATCAAAGCAACTGAATCACACTGCTCTATCTCTACGACGAGGTCCTTTGGTATgttcagtcataatgcatcatcTCAGTTATCACAAGATACCTTCGAAAACCTAATCGGAACAGATTGAACGAAAAGCTCGGTCTCTTTTATAACAGATTTCCTTGTGAACTGAACCACCATGTCACCTAGCTGGACATTGAGTTGGGGCTTTTAAAGCAGTAGTATATCCAGTGCATAGACAGACTGAGCTCCCTTGTCCATGCAGTGCTACAACGCCTCCCCATGGCCAGTCTAAAGAATTACAACTACTGTATCACTGATTTGACATCACTTTCTCTTGTAGCTGCCGCCACCTGCTGGGCACCAAGTCAGGTTTCTAATCAAAGATGGTGTGGTAAAGACAAAAAGGGGCCTAAACTCAGAACACTGACGAACGATTAACGTAAACGATAACACCGCTATTAGATTAAACAACAATACCAAATTAAAAAGGTGCATAAATGGCCATGGACGGCATGTCATTGTAGTGTAATCTACCTGCGGTTGgccctctttcctctgtcctcctcgcTGGGATCGGTACTCTTCTTCTCATCCTCCTTCATCTTCTTCAGCTTCTTAGAGATCCTCTCCCTCATTTCCTGCCTCTCGTCAGAGTCATACTCCTCTTCGTCACCATTCGCATCCCCCTCCGCAGCCTCATCATCCTCACCCTGAatacgagagagaggagagaaggcatGAAGAACGCTCAAGAGAAAAGGTGTTCCCCAACAAGCGGAACGGAGTGCATTATACACGTGGTGCATGGTGTGTTGATTGAACAGACCCCATGAAGGTATAAGAGCATACCTCTGCTGCTTCTCCAGCCCCACCTTTGGCTTTTTTCCTTCAAACACAAGACAAATAGATTCAGAAAAACATGAATAATATATCCATTCATTCACTCTCCAAACAAGATAAGTTGAGGCAGCAGAGCATGGTGTCTCTACGGTATCTTAGTGTTTACTTGTTGACCGCTGGGACAGAGCTCAGCAGTGGATCATCCTTCAGCAGGTCATGACTGCTTTTGCTTTTCCCCTTCAGTGTCTGGGTGAAAAGAAACCATGTGTGTAATGTATCTGATTGACACGGATGGCATACAGATGGTGAGTTTTATTTGAGGTGCAGAATAACAAGACCGCTCATGTTCTAATTACCTGGCTGACTTGAGTTAccatttcctcttcctcctcagctTCCTCTCCAAATGACAACAGACTGAAGTTCCTGACAAAATAAATAGGTCCAGAGACCGACTGTTCATAACTGCAGTACCACGCTTCCGAGTCAGCAACAGATTGAGAGTGAGGGGCAGAGAAAGTGTGTATAATAGTCAATTAAACACTTACTTTGTTGCTTTGGACTGAGATTTCTTTCCCTCTTTTTTGTCTTCATCCTTTTTGGATTTTTTTCTTTCACGTGGAATGATGTCATCAAAGGGAGAATGTAACACCTGCAGAGAGACATTTGAAAAAACGTAAAGTAACAAGAGTCTGACAGAATTGGTACGCATGTAAAAACAAATGAATGGTCAAAGTGATAAAATATTACGGTGTGATGTAAACCCATAACAAGACATACATACCTCAGTGGTTCGTATCTTGTGTGGATTTAAAGGTCTTTCCTCCTGATCACATTCCACTTCGGATAACCTGAGCATGTTGTACACTGTATCACCAGTCACCTGCATTGGGGAAAGGAAGATGAACTTACAGGACAAATGCTGCATACTAAAAGCTTTCCAAACAGAAAAGATGCATTGATCTTCTTTTGGCATTTTACCTTTCCAAAGATGGTGTGTTTGTTGTTGAGCTCATCTGCCCGACCCAGGGTGAAGAAGAACTGGCTGCCGTTGTCATGGGGCCCTGCGTTGGCCATGGCAACCAGACCACGTCTGTTGAAACGCAGTCTGGAGTGGAACTCATCCTGGGAACGGGGGACAGAGCCAACAGCAAAACCAGAATCAGCCCCACTGTCACATTGTTAGTGGGGAAGTCTGAAACCATAGTAATGGGTGAGTTGACAAAGGTTCCATGTAGAAAAGTTGAGTTTATGTCTAGCCTATAATTTTTGGGTGGTGACCATGATGCGAGTTAATAAGGTGATGGAGACAGTGAAAGTTAACCTTGAATGGGCGTCCATAGATGGACTCTCCCCCCGTCCCGGATCCTGTGGGATCTCCTCCTTGGACAATGAACTCTGGCACCACTCTATGGAATGGTGTTCCATCATAGTAGCCTGTGGAAGAGAACAGTACACATGTACAATAAGCTGGTGTGCAATGTGAAATGTTGAGTATACTAATCTCTTGAGGACAGACTAAACAAAATCAGACAGAATTCCAGGTTCTGGGTTAACCAAGATTGAGTATACATTATAAGTACATCAGTACTGTTGAGTGACCTTGCATTTTAACCTGCTAGTAGATATAAATCAGGCACCCAGTCCTTACCTTCCATGCATAACTGGACAAAGTTTCTGGCGGCCTTGGGTGCCTCTTTGGACCACAGCTCAATATCGATGTCACCAGCTGAGGTCTTGATCAGAACCTGAGAAGGTAGAAGCATATCACTTTATACCAAGGCCACACGTCTGCTTGGCAgaacgttagctagccagcttACTGTACTTCGTGCAGACTGTGATCTTCAGAGGAACTAATTACAGGAGCCCTGGCAAACAAGCTGGCGCTCACCTTTCCGCTTGTTGGAGGCTCTTGAATGTAAATGTTGCTCATTTTTTTGTTGACGTTAACGGACAACTCGACACCGAAAATCTGTTATCTATCTTTCAGCagtatgaaaatatatatttttccgaAAATGCAGCACTAAATATTTGGCAAAGACTGCAAATTAGAGATTAATGTCTAAACGTGTCTCCAGCACAGCTCACTGAACCGCCATGTTGTTAAACCATGAATGCGTTGTTTACTTCGAGGCAATGGGGTGTGAGCGGCATTTACCAAGTCGATGCGTGGAAGCAGCTTCCCTAATATTTGTTTGAAGGGTGATATGTCAAATATCAATTAActtgttaaatatgtgtatggaaaTATATCGTAAATAAACATCTGTTAAAACATTGATGGATTATCATTTTCATATACACCCCTAAAATGTGTGGTTTGATCCGTGTGTTACATTGCGATCAACCCCCTCTCCGCCCCCCTAAAATGTtatacagaacagtagctagctagctaaagggAGGCTGACTCATATATGTCGAGAAAACTCTAATTATTAAAGGTTTCTGAAAAAATAAGAGAGTCAGAAATATTAGTATGTACGAATTATTTATCAAGTAGTCAAATCAGCTCCAAATGTGTTTTaaaaatttttttaaataatgttttaaCCAAAGATGGTACTAACCACTAACCATTTTATGTTTCCTATCGGACCTGTTTTGTAGAGGACCCACAGGGAAATGTTTCGAAATATATTAACGCAGcaaggttgttgtttttttgcaaTAAAGTGTGATAATGGCTGCACCAGGTATGTTTGCTCTAACATAAGACTCCTCGGTATTAATATTTTAATGGAAATTGGAGGTAGCTAGCTGTAACTATCttttagttgccttttggcagAACTTATGGACTGCTAGTTAGCTAGCCTAGCAACTATGATCCGATTGGCTAGTATGATTGTGTTCAATGTTTTAAATAGCTAGCTCGTGTTATTTTGATAATAATCTGTGTATGACATTTTAGTCTCTCCATTCGTCTGATAACAGCTGTGTTATGTTATCTCAATGTGAATcatatacactgaacacaaatataaacgcaacatgtaaagtgttggtcctgtgTTCCATGAGCTGatataaaatatcccagaaatgttttgtACGtacaaaaaaagcttatttctctcattgtGTGCACAAATCTGCttacgtccctgttagtgagcatttctcctttgccaaggtcAACCATCaatctgacaggtgtggtataatAAATAAGCAGATtgaacagtatgatcattacacaggtgcacctttggggacaataaaagggc belongs to Oncorhynchus keta strain PuntledgeMale-10-30-2019 chromosome 9, Oket_V2, whole genome shotgun sequence and includes:
- the cwc27 gene encoding spliceosome-associated protein CWC27 homolog yields the protein MSNIYIQEPPTSGKVLIKTSAGDIDIELWSKEAPKAARNFVQLCMEGYYDGTPFHRVVPEFIVQGGDPTGSGTGGESIYGRPFKDEFHSRLRFNRRGLVAMANAGPHDNGSQFFFTLGRADELNNKHTIFGKVTGDTVYNMLRLSEVECDQEERPLNPHKIRTTEVLHSPFDDIIPRERKKSKKDEDKKEGKKSQSKATKNFSLLSFGEEAEEEEEMVTQVSQTLKGKSKSSHDLLKDDPLLSSVPAVNKKKAKGGAGEAAEGEDDEAAEGDANGDEEEYDSDERQEMRERISKKLKKMKEDEKKSTDPSEEDRGKRANRSDELRQEARQLKKDLLAIKKRREDIANPPKKEEEGEEEKKPGSEAVAEYLEGKKKYEDMRKQKLKKGSSREAQTMALLDRFKSKLSSAITETSEAPEEAPEELAEDDDKGWMAHVLQFDEQTRKVKDANMQDEDTFEISDPRNPVNKRRREESKKIMKEKKAKR